One part of the Dehalobacter sp. genome encodes these proteins:
- a CDS encoding MoxR family ATPase, producing the protein MNADEIKQGLRQYGYIADDSTPMVLQYSLLLNKPLLIEGPAGAGKTELAKAWSQYLNRELIRLQCYEGIDEGKALYEWDYQKQLLYIQTKGPGTKEWSDTSENIYTNEFLLKRPLLKAITGETPSVLLIDEIDKSDEEFESFLLEILSDWQVSIPEIGTIPAVSIPSVLLTSNSTRNLSQALRRRCLYLHLDYPNEQRELEILQIHFPNLKESLGKQAVTLIRKLRLEKLKKHPSISEVIDWVNILEQLQVEELTAEVASSALNILFKYQDDCQHVLEKVNQKDWFDGILHS; encoded by the coding sequence ATGAATGCAGATGAAATCAAGCAAGGATTACGCCAATACGGCTACATAGCCGATGACAGTACCCCCATGGTCCTGCAATATTCCTTGCTGCTGAATAAACCCCTGTTAATTGAAGGTCCGGCCGGAGCCGGAAAAACTGAACTTGCCAAGGCCTGGAGCCAATACCTCAATAGAGAATTGATCCGCCTTCAGTGCTATGAAGGCATCGACGAAGGCAAAGCTCTTTATGAATGGGACTACCAGAAACAGCTGCTCTATATTCAGACGAAAGGACCGGGAACCAAAGAGTGGTCTGATACGAGTGAGAATATTTATACAAATGAATTTTTGCTGAAAAGGCCTTTGTTGAAGGCCATAACAGGCGAAACCCCTTCCGTTTTGTTGATCGATGAAATCGATAAAAGCGACGAGGAATTTGAAAGCTTTCTGCTGGAGATCCTCTCGGACTGGCAGGTTTCCATACCTGAGATTGGGACAATCCCTGCCGTAAGCATACCTTCCGTCCTATTGACCAGCAACAGCACGCGAAACTTAAGCCAGGCGCTAAGAAGAAGATGTCTGTACCTTCATCTTGATTACCCGAACGAGCAGAGAGAACTTGAGATTCTTCAGATCCACTTCCCGAATCTAAAGGAGAGTCTTGGCAAACAGGCGGTTACTTTGATCCGCAAATTGCGGCTCGAAAAGCTCAAAAAACACCCCAGCATCAGCGAAGTGATCGATTGGGTCAACATCCTGGAACAGCTGCAGGTCGAAGAACTAACGGCGGAGGTCGCTTCCAGCGCGCTGAACATCCTTTTCAAATACCAGGATGACTGCCAGCATGTCCTGGAAAAAGTGAACCAAAAGGATTGGTTTGATGGAATACTTCATTCTTAA